The following coding sequences lie in one Montipora foliosa isolate CH-2021 chromosome 11, ASM3666993v2, whole genome shotgun sequence genomic window:
- the LOC137975526 gene encoding uncharacterized protein has product MSASLFDCSEEKNNFTRLARLIIDGGTYALREFLLSIYPATALPTVLQKNKHLLQMLKNRCQLFDEQWERLYPSSGDPPDTKTFDITLLHLLLRKICVLTEPPTGWHEMPADEDTSDEAHIVRIKCFRNDLCHSISTGIPNDEFELKWATISRSLVALGVDSQKIDRLKTETIDHHKERIQEVMKQMKYDLESRISSVEEKVQQLDGQLLSFSLQEVSNPVELSSCLPDEAQEVFGRDEKIQEATQAIQSGKFSVVVITGAPGFGKTTVANRVAHELARPHNDRTVFFTSLRSETTLGDVATSMFLACSTNQSQPPDNPQLWLRNWSKLRSTCVTFVLDYADGVTECQDSGFVDLMNEMRSLSRQKISFVVTSRKTFQAGRSHLKIKEVTLHSLWPEDAEKLLLSKVSSEAKRQRRLKQTKKMVELCACVPLALCIAGSLLSDYEEGDLISSLEKEPLEVMENDEMSLKKTIQTSFDLLNPQEQKALAILSVFPGSFDSTAAEAVISAATETSKAQSIKSLRSLKNWSLLEHARSGRYQVHQLIQTFARKTGRERFPDIFKDLEMVACSHFVCRLSENSEMYWSKDRCKDSIDAFNENRHNFEYFLHVFAVAMSLTPCIDPALENATNRFSKHLPQKCMYLELCLLPNFYTKILEKFLQHFDTGNQPVHTVEILCLLSNEKRKVGNQNEYFVLFEQAKYVYHWNYTEFRDNGLSQVLFFNSYARFLFEKRLPKKLFDKVFKIALELSERKLADHAERAATLLMIGKKRKSIPVLQEATSNFDNHLGEHFMTAQGHKAIADVYFAHRHTETELNMAMFHYKQALTMMAKCGMGDHKESILPLKNYAVCHRWKGNYEDAINILEKAKQVADFELQEDHRWKVIIETQRALLYEDSGMLEEAKRIMISALKMCERLGDYVDRLGNKREIHRFLACYDCYPENKEIGLRKPRRK; this is encoded by the coding sequence ATGTCCGCTTCACTTTTCGATTGCTCAGAAGAGAAAAACAACTTTACTCGTCTAGCCAGACTGATTATTGATGGCGGAACCTATGCACTCAGAGAGTTTCTACTGTCGATCTACCCAGCTACGGCATTGCCAACGGTGTTacaaaaaaacaagcatttacttCAAATGTTAAAGAACAGATGCCAGCTATTTGACGAGCAGTGGGAAAGGTTATATCCTTCTTCGGGCGATCCACCAGATACCAAAACATTTGACATCACACTTTTGCATCTCCTGCTTCGAAAAATATGCGTTTTGACAGAGCCTCCCACTGGATGGCACGAAATGCCTGCAGATGAAGATACGTCTGACGAAGCTCATATCGTCCGTATTAAATGCTTCAGAAATGATCTCTGCCACAGCATTTCCACTGGTATTCCAAATGACGAGTTCGAACTCAAATGGGCCACGATTTCTCGTTCTTTGGTTGCCTTGGGCGTCGATTCGCAGAAAATAGACCGTCTCAAGACCGAAACAATTGATCACCATAAAGAAAGAATACAAGAGGTCATGAAACAGATGAAATACGACTTGGAGTCAAGAATAAGCAGTGTGGAGGAGAAAGTGCAGCAATTAGATGGACAACTCTTAAGCTTTAGTTTGCAAGAAGTTTCGAATCCTGTGGAGCTTTCCAGCTGTCTTCCAGATGAAGCTCAAGAAGTCTTCGGTCGTGACGAGAAGATTCAGGAAGCTACACAAGCAATACAAAGTGGAAAATTCTCAGTTGTTGTGATCACTGGGGCACCAGGGTTTGGAAAGACCACGGTGGCAAATAGAGTGGCCCATGAACTTGCGAGACCACACAACGACAGAACTGTTTTTTTCACCTCTTTGAGGTCCGAAACAACCTTGGGCGACGTGGCAACCTCTATGTTTCTCGCCTGTAGCACAAACCAATCTCAGCCGCCTGATAATCCACAACTCTGGTTACGGAATTGGAGCAAGTTGCGATCGACGTGCGTGACATTCGTTCTGGATTATGCCGATGGTGTCACTGAGTGTCAGGATAGTGGATTCGTGGAtttaatgaatgaaatgaggtcTTTATCCAGACAgaaaatttcctttgttgtGACATCCAGGAAAACATTCCAAGCTGGCCGATCACACCTCAAGATCAAGGAGGTCACTTTGCATAGTTTGTGGCCAGAAGACGCTGAAAAGCTTCTGCTTTCCAAAGTTTCCAGTGAAGCGAAAAGGCAAAGACGCCTTAAACAGACGAAAAAAATGGTTGAATTGTGCGCTTGTGTCCCTCTGGCACTTTGTATCGCTGGATCTCTGCTTTCGGACTACGAAGAGGGCGATTTGATTTCAAGTCTCGAAAAAGAACCTTTAGAAGTTATGGAGAATGATGAAATGTCTCTTAAAAAAACGATTCAGACCTCGTTTGATCTGCTGAATCCACAAGAACAAAAGGCTCTAGCCATTCTGTCAGTGTTTCCAGGTTCATTTGACTCCACTGCTGCAGAAGCTGTGATCTCAGCTGCAACTGAGACAAGTAAGGCCCAATCAATTAAAAGTCTTCGATCGTTGAAAAACTGGTCTTTACTTGAGCATGCAAGATCAGGAAGATACCAGGTTCACCAGTTAATCCAGACATTCGCTAGGAAGACTGGCAGAGAGAGATTTCCAGATATTTTTAAGGATTTAGAAATGGTAGCATGCAGCCATTTTGTGTGTCGCCTTTCTGAAAACTCTGAAATGTATTGGAGTAAggacaggtgcaaagattcaatAGACGCCTTTAATGAAAACCGCCATAACTTTGAATATTTCTTGCACGTTTTTGCTGTAGCAATGTCACTGACACCCTGCATTGATCCAGCACTGGAAAACGCCACAAACAGGTTTTCAAAACATCTGCCACAAAAATGCATGTACCTAGAACTGTGTCTTTTGCCAAATTTTTATACCAAGATCTTGGAAAAGTTTCTGCAGCACTTTGACACTGGAAACCAACCCGTCCATACCGTGGAAATTTTATGCCTTCTTTCGAATGAAAAGAGGAAGGTTGGAAACCAAAATGAATACTTTGTTCTTTTCGAGCAGGCTAAGTATGTCTATCACTGGAATTACACTGAATTTCGGGACAATGGGTTGTCACAAGTGCTCTTCTTTAATAGTTACGCTCGCTTTCTGTTTGAAAAACGGCTACCAAAGAAATTATTTGACAAAGTTTTTAAGATAGCTTTGGAGCTAAGCGAAAGGAAGCTTGCAGATCATGCTGAAAGAGCCGCAACTTTGCTGATGATTGGAAAAAAACGGAAGAGCATCCCAGTACTTCAGGAAGCTACTTCTAATTTCGATAATCATCTTGGTGAACATTTCATGACCGCTCAAGGCCATAAAGCCATCGCGGACGTTTACTTCGCGCACAGACATACAGAAACAGAACTTAACATGGCTATGTTTCACTATAAACAGGCCTTAACCATGATGGCAAAATGTGGCATGGGTGACCACAAAGAGAGTATACTGCCACTGAAAAACTACGCTGTATGCCACCGATGGAAAGGAAATTATGAAGATGCAATTAACATTCTGGAGAAAGCAAAGCAAGTAGCTGATTTCGAATTGCAAGAGGACCACAGATGGAAAGTAATCATTGAAACTCAACGAGCTCTACTTTATGAAGATAGCGGGATGCTAGAAGAAGCTAAAAGGATCATGATAAGCGCGTTGAAGATGTGTGAGAGGCTTGGAGACTATGTAGATCGACTTGGAAACAAACGCGAAATCCATCGTTTTTTGGCGTGTTATGACTGTTATCCGGAAAACAAAGAGATCGGCCTGAGAAAACCCCGACGGAAGTAG